The Papaver somniferum cultivar HN1 chromosome 6, ASM357369v1, whole genome shotgun sequence genome segment tgcattcacaaacaatcaattagaaaagaaaaaacaaatagtAACAATTAATGAGGAGTAACTTCACCTTAGTTTCACATCCATtttacaaaggaaaaaaaagacaCATTCTTAATTCTTTGCTAATTCAATCTCAGCAGGTAATTGCATTCTCAATTTTCAGTCTTTTAACTTTCAGTTCAATTTCTCTATATCTGATGTTGTCTGGTGTTTATTTATCATAGTTTCCATCGTTTGATTCATAAGATTGTTGTACAAATTGCAGAAATCTGAATTGAAAACCCAATGGGTTACTGAAACTATTGTGCAAGAGACTAATAACAATGTAAAGGAGATCATAAGGTTATCAACAGGAGCTGCTGCAGGAGAAAGCTTGAAACCTCATGGTACAAGGACTAGGTCTGCAAGAAGGTCAAGAGATTTCGATCTCAACTCAGTTTGTGAGCCTGagtccctgacactattcttaaTCCTACATCTTATGCTTCATTTCTCTTAGAAGACATCCAGAATTTTCATCAGAAAAACACTACCACCACTACAGCTGCCTCCCCAGGAACAACTTTTACTCTTCCTGTTTGTGTCACTATGGATTGTTCTATTGTAGATGTTGTTGCTGATCTCAATTCATGTGCTAGTTCTAATATTTCCCATGATGATacaaactgttttgaagtatctGACAATGGATCTAACAACAACAAGAACTTTCTCAAGAAGTACTACTAATAGAAGGTTAAGACTTGAGAGAAATTTAATAACATGACATAACCCTGTTCTTTTGTATTCTTAGCTTAAACAATAAAAGTTAATTTTCCTTTGGTCTCAGTAAGTGTTCGGATTTTCCTTTTGGGTCCCTATCATGGTTTGCAATGTCACTGTTTGACTGATACCAATACACTATTGCGGATCCATGCTGATTTTCCAACAGAAAAGTAGAATAATCTATGTTAGTTGTACCTGGGCCTCTTACATCCATGCGAGAGACAGAGTTGCCTCTTACTTAGAACACCACACAATAAACAAGGAAGAACATGGGAAGAAGGTTAGCAAATAACTGAAATTTGGTACTACAAGTGCATTATTATATATAAAAGTCTGAATGATGAAGTTATGTACTAAGTTCACAATTTACAAACGAAATTGCAAGATAATAAGCGACAAAAACCAACAACATAACCAAAATAAGTAATGTAGTTCAGATTTCAGATAGAGGATGTATACTTATTTGATAATTGATTATGAAAAAGTACTTGGCTAAACTCAGTACCCTGGCACAACTGTGAACCAAATAGATTATATGCTACAACTGTGAACCAAATAGATTATATGCACAGCTGTGGATGCTAACATTCAATAAATAGTGACCTACAGTGCACTAGATAAGATATTCAAACTAAACATTAAAAACACCAGGAGGTAATGATATTACACAACCCACCAAACCCTCATTCATACACTCAAAACTGTAAACAACACAGTCAGCGGAAGGGACAATACTACTAGCACACAAGAAAAACATAGAAACAATTGCTGAGTATATATGAAAAAGataatcaaccaaaatcaaattgAAGAAAACCCTTACTATTCAACTCAAAAGAATAGAAAAGCCccaaaaatcgaaaccctaattttctctcgAAAAAAATTGatactcaaaattaaacatacaATTATAGAAAGTACAAACATTCATGACTTACTTAGGATTTCGATTAGATTAGAATCATTTGAAGAACATCAAAATCATACATCAAAATAAGCaatcaatttggggaaaaaaagaaACCTAACTTTGAAACATTAGAATCATTATATAGATTCATGACTTACGTGGTTACTTCTCTGAGAGTCTCTGATAATTACTCAGTTTCTCTCTGACTCTCCCAATCTTCTCAAACTTCTTGATCTCTTCTGTGTAGACTACGGTTGATTAGGGCTGGACGGGAAGAACATTAGTCAGTAGTGAAATAGGTTCTTCTGGTTCTCATGACATTCGATACTCGATAAATAATACCTtaggggtaggaaattacaagtacacccctaggctatcggatgtcggatattaacctaacggaaggaCCCCAATCCGATTCCGATTCCGATAAGAGGTATTATCCGATAGGTTATcggattccgatatccgatatccgatatgtcggattaaatcttataggatgtcggattttcgGAAACGGATCTCGGATTTCGGCTATCCATTGCCAGCCCTACAGAATTGTGATTTAATGTGTTCAATGTTTTCCGTCTTAAAGGCCCATTACATAGTCAGAGCCCAACATTATAAGTTGCACTGGCTTATAAATATCTTCGCGCAAACACTTTTGCAGGCAGGTTGTCTACTATCTTCTTGTCACGCCTAACTTTTGTGAACCCGACTCAAAACTTATCAAATACTCGTGGTTAGGGTTCGGGGTGTTAAAAGAATCAATTCGTGTGTGAAGGGGATCGGTAGAGGTGAAATACTTTCCGCTTCTTTTATACCTATTCCTAAATTTTGCGCAAGTGCTTACCAGTTCCTAAAGAAggatcttatgaacaaccaagaGACGAAgactcctcctctatcagttctgcCGACTATTTTTActcagaagaagaaggagacaaATCCTATACATCTgatgaagatggagatgaagCTGAAGCTGAAGTAGGTATGACTGATTCAGCAGCaacaaaaaagaacaaagaaatcgCAAGACGTTTGCTGGAGAGGCTGGAGAAGCTGGAGTGGAAAGTTTTTCATACCCGTAGATTCAATAAAACATTGCAAAGTAGGATCAAACAATGGGTTTGTTCATGGAATGCTGAAACCCCTTTTGTTTGGGTTCATGTGTATGCTTATTATAATAAGCATAAACTCTACGGACGAAATGGAGTTATTTTACGGGATTCGGACGCAAAGCCGATCACTGCTTCAGCCAAGTCTCAGTGGTTGGAAAATCTTTTACACTCAAGTACTCATGGGTGTAAAGGCTGGTGTCACACTTGTTGAGAATCTCAGGCTTCCTAGACTTCCAGGTATCATTTATCAGTTTTGGGACTGCGATGATTTTGCTTGCCGTGAAACCGAagattatacatatatgtgcaaATGGTGTTGGAAGCATTTTACTTTGTCTGACGGTTGTGTTAGGGATTTGGTGCCTCATGCCCGGGAAATTAGAGCTCTGACACATGAAGGCCCGGCCCCGGAGCTACTAGAATTGACAGGATATCTTAGGTCTTGGAATGAAGCGGCCTATTATCTGGCAAAAATGGGAAAAAAGAATAGACCTAAAGTGCCACTAAGACCTAAAACAGATTCTTTGGAGAGATGTGGAAGGTGTGTTTCGTAATATGCATTGCAGACGCCCGCGCTTAGCAACGCAGGTATGAAGTGTTTTATGCTCAAACATAAACAATTAAATTGATGCCGTCGCTCGACTGCATAATTTCTTAATTGATTCAAGTATATATAATCTTATGTAAAAAGGTTACAGCAACCATTTCAAGAACTAGCTTACACTTTGCTGCTGCAAAAGAACACTGGTGGTGCTGACCCTGTTATTCGTTTGTACTGTTGTTCTTTTCATCATGTAAAGAACCAAAGTTGCTCCACATTATAATCTAACTATCACAAAACCAAACTAAGTTCTAGCTTTAAAGAATTCCAAGATGTATTTAAATAGAATCAAGCAGTTGCCGAGGTCAAAGCTCCCCCACGGAAATTTGCAACCCCGACGAAATTGTGAGATAGGCTactttgttgatcttcttcttcatcacagtCCTCTGTTTCCCAAAGGAAACTTGCGTATGCCGCATGAACATGACTGCAGTTGACAAGAAACAACGTTCAGAAGAGTAGGACATGATCTGAGATCAGGCTTGTACGACATGCTgacaaaaaaatataaacatgTTTGATTCTGGAACTATGTGGCATGCTAAAATTTTCAAGCGTGACAGTACCTGTCCTCAGGAGCAGCTTGAACTGCACGCTCAAAGTAGCTTGAAGCTCTTTCATAATCATGATGGAGCTCCCAAACCAATCTAGCATATTGAGCTAAGATATCCCCGTCTCGAGGATCTGCTAGTACTGCTCGGGAGTAGTATTCATCAGCTCCCCGAAGATCTCCCTTGgactttaaaaacaaacaaaacaagtaTTAGGGGTTTGCAAGAACATGCACATCAAACAAATGACAAACCACGGTCATAGAACACACAAAAGCACTTTTTCACTTCTAACTACAAAATTTGTCAATTTTGAAAACCTTCGTCTTTCTTCACCAACCGCGACATTTTTGTGCTATATGTTCGTTCTTGTGACAATGAATGTTCTTGGACTAGTCAGTGGATACGTTAAGGGCGTTCCTTGCGCTATAGCTGCATCACCAATTCTTATGTTGCAATTCTGTTGAACTGGCAATCTTGCCACGACTAATACAACAGCAAATGCAAACCATTTACAAATCTTAGCTAGTGTTGACAAATTTGTCTAGACTTAATAATGTATCAAAGCTAGGAAGTATGATTTAAAAATCATATAAACTTTTAGCGGGATATCTCAATTCGATATACTGTGATGACTTGCCCAAAACCAACATGTGCACTATTTAACTATGACAGGGTTCATGAATGTCCCAATTCTGAATTCGATATACTGTTCTCAGACTTTTAACTGATGTTTTTATCTGTATGTTCTGCATAGCATCACATTCTATCAGAACCTTTCATTCTGATTCAAAATTCTGGTGGCTTAAGAGGGGCAATTGCCCCCCTGTGCTAGGGACCTGGACCTAATAAGCTTCGTCAATTCAAAAATACTATAAGCATGAAAAGATAATTTGGGTAACAAATTCTCACCTTATAAAGAAATTGAGCATAATTTCTTAGAAACAAAGCACTAGAAGGATGTTCTTCAACCATCTTCTTATAATACTCTCCAATTTCTTTATCATTCTCAGCACCACCTTCTCCAAACTTTGCAAAAttaaaaccaccaccaccaccgccaccactaccTCCATTAACACCAATTCCAAATCCTGTTGCAAGAAACATTGATGGGTTCATATTATCTTGCCCCAGATACTGAAATTCATTAAACTGattatcttcatcattttcttgaatcaaacccATTTTCTCACCACCAAAAGTAAATTCACCACTACCCATAGACATAATATTCTCTCCAATTGTTACAGACCTTTGTAAAGACCCATCCttttcatcttgataatcttcttcttcttcatcatcttcaaacccACCTTTTGACTTGTAGACAGAGAATGAAGGAATTGACTGCAACATTGAAGTTCTTTTGGAAGATTTAAACGGGTTGTTGTTTGATGAAAACTGACTAAACAAATCTTGATCTTCCATatcagaagaagcagcagcaagtCCTTTTAAGTTCCCATCAGATTGAGCTCTTCTAAACCCATTACTACTACTAGTATCTGAAGAATCAGAAATCCCACTAATAGAACGAGTTAACGATGTAGAGTTATTATTACAAGTACTGTATGAGCTAAAGTTGAGGCTATTACCACCATGAGTGAATGAGATTTTCTTTATGAATGAATCAGAGCTTGGGTTGTTGTTGTGGGTTTCATAGTCTTTGTGATTTGGACTCTCTGAATATGAAGAAAGTAGTGATCCAAGGAGTGGTGTTGATGAACTTCTAAGCATCATCTTTAGTTTTTTGAAGCTTAATTGGTTGAGTAGAAACTAAGTAGagagaaaaatgaaatgaaatcttGAGCTAAGTACCACAAATATTAATAGTCGTTAATAATATTATCTTGGTGCTGTTTTTCTCTCTAGATTTGGTTGCATTTTGATTCAACCGTGTAAGATGCAAAATGGTCGAAGGGTTTGGGCGTGAGCTAAACGGTGCGATTAACTCAGGCCCAAAACCATCCAACCCGAACAAAGGGAATAAAGGGTCATTTTCATCTATTGAATGGTTGTGATGAAAGGTAATAAGATAGTTTGGCCGTGTATCGCAATAGAAAAGGTTGTTTTTGATTTGTCTCGTTTTGGTGGGTGATAGACAAGTTCACATGGCCAATGGTCAATTGATAACTTTGATTGACGTTGCATGTACTTGCAAGTGGCATTTAACACACCAAACATGCAAAAGTGCAAGTTTTCTCTGTTACTGTCGAATGAAGCGTCATATAAATCACACACCACGGAGAAGTATCTATGACACGTTAATACACTAGTAACATGTTTGGTAACTAGAAAATCTCGACTGAAAAACtgagatgatgtatcatgcttcTTCCGAACCAGAAATCAATCTTATTCAAACACTTTCTGAAACAAAGTTTTGATGTTTTTGACTCATAAAAAGAAATTTCTATCCCTATTTCTCAAACCAAAATTTAGATATCCACGGGTTTTACGAGGATATTTAGCCGATTTAGATAGCACCTCAGAAATAGCTTATTgatttctagaagtcaaaaaatcAAAAGtcagtttgggtgtcgaatttcaAAACGATTTCTAAAAATTGAATAAagtaactttttgtgaagcagaATTGCTCAGTTTCTGACTTCTACTACAGCAGAAGCAGAAATCAAAAACAGATTTATATCTAAACGCTAAACATGGTTACCAATCCTTAATTCGATAATTCAAAAGTTAGGTTGAGAACCAACCAATAAAATTACTTTGCGGCATTCAGGACTCTTTGCTCTTAGTTTCTGAGCAACATTTCTTGGAATATAGAAATGATTCGGCTTCTAATTACCCATGCCAGCCAGCCAGAGTAAAAAAGCCctaaatgaaaacaaaaattcttTACAAAGCTGTAAAAACCAGCTCAAAACCGCGAGAAACAAAATTCACCTCCTGCACGTTTTTCGAGGGTGCGGGTTCAGAGACTAGAGATGGAAAGTACGTTTTGGAT includes the following:
- the LOC113288416 gene encoding uncharacterized protein DDB_G0283357-like, whose translation is MMLRSSSTPLLGSLLSSYSESPNHKDYETHNNNPSSDSFIKKISFTHGGNSLNFSSYSTCNNNSTSLTRSISGISDSSDTSSSNGFRRAQSDGNLKGLAAASSDMEDQDLFSQFSSNNNPFKSSKRTSMLQSIPSFSVYKSKGGFEDDEEEEDYQDEKDGSLQRSVTIGENIMSMGSGEFTFGGEKMGLIQENDEDNQFNEFQYLGQDNMNPSMFLATGFGIGVNGGSGGGGGGGFNFAKFGEGGAENDKEIGEYYKKMVEEHPSSALFLRNYAQFLYKSKGDLRGADEYYSRAVLADPRDGDILAQYARLVWELHHDYERASSYFERAVQAAPEDSHVHAAYASFLWETEDCDEEEDQQSSLSHNFVGVANFRGGALTSATA